In a genomic window of Euzebyales bacterium:
- a CDS encoding neutral zinc metallopeptidase: protein MAGRVRRRGTALRPGGTCTHVGGDRAAAGAGRVRGSTRTGCGIGSAETGPFYCPADERVYIDLSFYDELSRRFGASGDFAQAYVLAHEVGHHVQHLLGIDREVQQLTQRDPGLRNEVSIRQELQADCFAGVWAHSVYERQLMDEGDIEEGLRAAAAIGDDRIQEQTTGRISPETWTHGSSEQRVSWLRRGFESGSPDQCDTFSSDV from the coding sequence GTGGCAGGACGAGTTCGACGCCGCGGGACGGCGCTACGACCCGGTGGGACCTGCACGCACGTTGGCGGAGACCGAGCAGCGGCCGGGGCCGGTCGTGTCCGCGGCAGCACACGCACCGGCTGCGGGATCGGGTCGGCCGAGACCGGGCCGTTCTACTGCCCGGCCGATGAGCGTGTGTACATCGACCTCAGCTTCTACGACGAGCTGTCACGCCGGTTCGGCGCGTCGGGTGACTTCGCGCAGGCCTACGTGCTTGCGCACGAGGTCGGCCACCACGTCCAGCACCTGCTCGGCATCGACCGCGAGGTCCAGCAGCTGACGCAACGCGACCCCGGCCTGCGCAACGAGGTGTCCATCCGGCAGGAGCTGCAGGCCGACTGCTTCGCCGGTGTCTGGGCGCATTCTGTCTACGAGCGCCAGCTCATGGACGAGGGCGACATCGAGGAAGGGCTGCGCGCCGCGGCCGCGATCGGCGACGATCGGATCCAGGAGCAGACGACCGGACGGATCTCCCCGGAGACCTGGACCCACGGCTCGTCGGAGCAACGAGTCAGCTGGCTGCGCCGCGGCTTCGAGTCGGGGTCACCCGACCAGTGCGACACGTTCTCCTCCGACGTCTGA